Genomic DNA from Streptomyces venezuelae:
CTCCTCCAGCGCGCATCTGCGCCTGACCGCGGCGTTCGCGGGCTGGCACGATCCAGGGGCCGCGTTCACCGCGATCACCCAGATCGGCACGGAGGCCGCGGTGCTGATCTACTTCCGCAAGGACATCGCGCGCATCGTGTCGGCGTGGTTCGGCTCACTCTTCGGGAAGGTGCCGCGCTCCGACCACGACGCGAAGATGGGCTGGCTGGTCATCGTCGGCTCGATCCCGATCGGTGTCCTCGGCGTGACGTTCAAGGACCAGATCGAGGGCCCGTTCCGCGATCTGCGCCTCATCGCCACGACGCTGATCGTGATGGGCATCGTCCTCGGCGTCGCCGACCGCCTGGCGGCCCGCGACGAGACGGGCGGCAAACACCGGGCGGTCCGGGAGCGCAAGGGCCTGAAGGAACTCGGCGTCAGGGACGGCCTGATCTACGGCCTCTGCCAGGCGATGGCCCTGATCCCCGGCGTCTCACGCTCGGGCGCGACGATCAGCGGCGGCCTCCTCATGGGCTACACCCGCGAGGCCGCGGCGCGCTACTCCTTCCTCCTCGCCATCCCCGCGGTCCTGGCCTCCGGCGTCTTCGAGCTGAAGGACGCGGGCGAGGGCCACGTCTCCTGGGGCCCGACGATCTTCGCCACGATCATCGCGTTCGTGGTGGGCTACGCGGTGATCGCCTGGTTCATGAAGTTCATCACCACGAAGAGCTTCATGCCGTTCGTCTACTACCGCGTCCTGCTGGGCATCGTGCTGATCGTGCTGGTCGGCACGGGTGCGTTGAGTCCCCACGCGGGCGAATCGGCAGGCTGAGCCGTGCATATCCCCAGGTCGAGAGGCTGGGGGCGAGACGTCGATTCCTGTTAATTCTTCGTAGAGACTTGCAGATTCTCGTAGTTCGATGCAGCAATCTGCGCGGGAGTTCTCCCAGAATTCTCCCAGTGGATCTCTCGAACAGCGCAGCGCCGCCCCCCGGCCCGCCCACTTGGGAGGTGGACTGGCAAGCCGGAGGGCGGCATTGTGGCCGACAGCAAGCGTCGACCGTCCCCACCCGTCCGCCCCGTGGTGACCTAGCGGGCGGGTGGCGTGCAGCCGCGGCGCCTTGGACGCGCGCGGCCAGTGCCTGCAGAGTTCTACTCCCGGACCCCCGCTCCCTTCCCTTTGACTCGGCGGCGAGCCTGACTCTCGCCTGTCGTGCATGACCCGCTGTACGCCTGCAATAGGGGTGCGCAGGCGTCGAGAGGGCCACATCGGCATACAGGAGACCTGACTCCGTTACACCGAAACCTTTGTGCACCCAACGCGGTGGCGCGGCACCTGCGCCTCAGAGGCTTGGATATATCCAGCCATGGCCCGGCTTCATAACTTCGGACCTCACGTCATGATCACCATGATCGACGCAAGAGGACCGCCGGATGCCAGACGCGCTTCACCGCCGCATCGCTGACGACATCCGCCGCCGCATCACCGCCGGCGAGTGGCGCCCCGGCCAGGCGCTTCCCTCGCGCGCAGACCTTGCAGCCGCCTATCACGTCCATGAGCAGACGATGCGCCTGGCCTACGTTCTCCTCCGAAGGACGGGAATCCTCGAGGGGGAGGAGCGGAAACGCGTCGTTGTCGCGCATCCTCCTGCTGTGCGCACTCTCACCGATGCCGACGCTGCGTGGCCCTACTCCTGCGAGGTCACCGACGCCCGTCCGGTTCCCGCGACCGAAGAGCTGGCCAAACGTCTCGGGGTCGCGGTGGGGTCGCTGCTGCGGCACGAGACGGTGGAGTGCATGGATCCGGGCGGCCGGTCGGCGATGCTGGCCAGCGCCTGGTGGCGCGGCAGCCGCAAGGCCCACGTGTCCTATACGGCCGAGATCGACACGGTGCCGCTGGGTGTTGACCAGGCTCACGCTCTGGGTCTGCTTGTCGACACTCTGGCGTTTCGTGTGGTGCGGACTCGGCTCGATTGGCATGGCACCCCCGTAGAGACGGCCGATCTGCTCCTGCCGATGGACAGGTGGCGGATTCGGCTGCATGGCTGACCGCTCGTCACGCGGGGTCCGGGCGCGACGGGTGGGGCTCGGGCTGGTAATTGGCAATTCAAATGCATATATCTGCGGAGCGGAAGACCCCGTGTTTGCTTGATGCAAGCGTTCGCTTCACACCCCGTGTGATCTGATCACCCGCCGTGTAACCGCTGGCCAGAGCCACGAACGGTGCGTGTACGGAACATCACCGTCACGCTACGACGTTTGCGACTCGCCCGCCCTCTGCTTCCACTGTCCGCCGCCGTAGTAGTTGTGGTGATCTCCGCTGTGCCCTGTCGAGCGGCAGCATCGGGTCTCAGTGCCGGGCTTGCGGATCCAGCACAGGC
This window encodes:
- a CDS encoding undecaprenyl-diphosphate phosphatase, translating into MSWLESFILGLVQGLTEFLPISSSAHLRLTAAFAGWHDPGAAFTAITQIGTEAAVLIYFRKDIARIVSAWFGSLFGKVPRSDHDAKMGWLVIVGSIPIGVLGVTFKDQIEGPFRDLRLIATTLIVMGIVLGVADRLAARDETGGKHRAVRERKGLKELGVRDGLIYGLCQAMALIPGVSRSGATISGGLLMGYTREAAARYSFLLAIPAVLASGVFELKDAGEGHVSWGPTIFATIIAFVVGYAVIAWFMKFITTKSFMPFVYYRVLLGIVLIVLVGTGALSPHAGESAG
- a CDS encoding GntR family transcriptional regulator, translated to MPDALHRRIADDIRRRITAGEWRPGQALPSRADLAAAYHVHEQTMRLAYVLLRRTGILEGEERKRVVVAHPPAVRTLTDADAAWPYSCEVTDARPVPATEELAKRLGVAVGSLLRHETVECMDPGGRSAMLASAWWRGSRKAHVSYTAEIDTVPLGVDQAHALGLLVDTLAFRVVRTRLDWHGTPVETADLLLPMDRWRIRLHG